The Hippoglossus stenolepis isolate QCI-W04-F060 chromosome 11, HSTE1.2, whole genome shotgun sequence genome includes a window with the following:
- the pold3 gene encoding DNA polymerase delta subunit 3: protein MDELYLDNIDEYVNDHNKIVTYKWLSLTLGVHVNTAKQMLFHYLDHKRKESSAQLHATYLVSGKFVDNGQASHKVSVVREDKLEDVKAKMSLIVSVHVYSVQKALLKDSGPLYSVDYDAVKDNFENCSKYSAIHCSSAGPTSSLEQTREIQRAPSPEPVAKRPGVNGEVGLASKPSTKPPKGIMGMFANKTTTKNQDKEVKSEQKEEAPAVVASKSKPAAKVNPMSNFFGNQTAKKPDKAVKEEEAAAAPSTCGAELRHQSSQPEEKPKAAAPSPPKDVKKDVKKDVKKDSRSKTKRMEDSDSEEEKMEKKKRRRIKKPEPDSSDEDVIPDSPQPMETKEPSPRPKQEVEAVSHSRPSLPGMKIRKRRRVLKSQTFLDDEGCMVTEKGYESESYSEAEDDFQATRQPAKNPFPAKLPASNREDQKKSQKKTSANANKGSKQASIMGFFQKK, encoded by the exons ATGGACGAGCTGTATTTAGACAATATCGACGAATACGTCAACGACCACAACAAGATC GTGACCTATAAGTGGCTCAGTCTGACACTTGGAGTCCACGTCAACACAGCAAAACA AATGCTCTTCCACTACCTGGACCACAAGAGGAAGGAGAGTTCAGCTCAGCTCCACGCCACGTATCTTGTGTCGGGGAAGTTCGTGGACAACGGACAAGCA agcCACAAGGTGTCCGTTGTCAGAGAGGACAAACTGGAAG aCGTTAAAGCCAAGATGAGCCTGATCGTCAGTGTCCATGTCTACAGTGTCCAGAAAGCTCTACTGAAGGACAGCGGCCCCCTGTACAGTGTGGACTACGATGCTGTGAAGGACAACTTCGAGAACTGCAGCAA ATACAGTGCGATCCACTGCAGCAGTGCAGGGCCCACGTCTTCTCTGGAGCAGACCAGAGAAATACAACGCGCTCCCTCGCCAGAGCCGGTGGCAAAAAGACCCGGCGTGAACGGAGAGGTTGGTCTGGCTTCAAAACCCTCCACCAAACCGCCAAAGGGCATCATGGGAATGTTTGCAAATAAAACCACGACCAAGAACCAGGACAAAGAGGTGAAGTCGGAACAGAAAGAAGAGGCTCCTGCG GTTGTCGCCTCTAAAAGCAAACCAGCTGCAAAAGTTAATCCAATGTCAAACTTCTTCGGGAATCAGACGGCAA agaaaccagacaaagctgtgaaggaggaagaagcagcagcagctccgtcGACCTGCGGAGCCGAGCTGCGACATCAGAGTTCACAACCTGAAGAAAAACCAAAAGCTGCTGCACCGTCGCCGCCGAAGGACGTGAAGAAAGACGTGAAGAAAGACGTGAAGAAAGACTCcaggag caaaaccAAGCGAATGGAGGATTCTGACAGCGAGGAGGaaaaaatggagaagaaaaagaggcgAAGGATTAAAAAACCTGAACCAGACAGCAGCGATGAAGACG TCATTCCAGATTCTCCACAGCCGATGGAAACCAAAGAACCGTCACCACGTCCTAAACAGGAGGTCGAGGCTGTTTCACATTCACGT CCGAGTCTCCCTGGAATGAAAAtaaggaagaggagacgagtCCTGAAATCTCAAACCTTCCTGGACGATGAAGGATGCATGG TGACGGAGAAAGGCTACGAGAGCGAGTCGTACTCTGAGGCCGAGGACGACTTTCAGGCCACCAGACAACCTGCGAAGAATCCCTTCCCAGCAAAGCTCCCAGCGAGCAACAGAGAGGACCAGAAGAAAAGTCAGAAGAAAACGTCCGCGAACGCAAACAAAGGATCTAAACAAGCCTCCATTATGGGATTTTTCCaaaagaaatga
- the LOC118118295 gene encoding sodium- and chloride-dependent betaine transporter, translated as MNREKRKRENPSADGDRGQWASKAEYILVVAGNVVGLGNVWRFPYLCYKNGGGAFLVPYCLLAVVCGIPLFLLETAMGQYTQEGFITCWGKLCPLAQGIGYGYFMMKLYDFSYVLVQVWAIFYLVFSFRSQLPWANCDNHWNTANCVGLEFSNSSNVTGNLHNTTSSATEFWERRVLGMSGGIEELGSVRWELALCLLVSWVFCYFSIWKGVRSSGKVAYFTATFPYLMLFILLIRGLTLPGAWDGIYYYLYPDVKKLANLEVWLEAGSQIFFSYSLTMGTLNVLGSYCNYNNNCYKDCFWLCLLNSVTSFVSGFVVFSVLGFMAQKQGVSVDKVAESGPGLAFIAYPQATAMMPLPQLWTVCFFLMLILLTVDTHFVTVESVITSVSDLFPKLFHARGRHEVFVLVICLSFFLLHLTLVTEGGIYVFQLIDYYGCTRACQDFMAVAECLAIAWIFGADRFNDAIKDMTGQRPFIFFKLCWKYIVPLLSLISFILYMVDYEQLKVNDSYTYPDWAYSLGWAMTLSSVVMVPLWAAGLMCVTPGSFTQRLSVLCRPAEHPTHQTEGGKLSEDEVTVELRSSAAKT; from the exons atgaacagagaaaaaaggaaacgaGAGAATCCGAGCGCCgatggagacagaggacagtGGGCCAGTAAAGCTGAATATATTCTGGTCGTGGCTGGAAATGTGGTCGGTTTGGGCAACGTCTGGAGATTTCCGTACCTCTGCTACAAGAACGGTGGAG GCGCCTTCCTGGTGCCGTACTGCCTGTTAGCTGTGGTGTGTGGGATACCTCTGTTTCTACTGGAGACTGCGATGGGTCAGTACACGCAGGAGGGATTCATCACCTGCTGGGGGAAACTGTGTCCACTGGCCCAAG GGATTGGATATGGATATTTCATGATGAAGCTTTATGACTTCAGCTACGTTCTAGTCCAAGTCTGGGCTATTTTCTACCTGGTGTTCTCGTTCAGATCTCAGCTCCCGTGGGCCAACTGTGACAACCACTGGAACACAG CTAACTGTGTCGGTCTTGAGTTTTCCAATTCATCGAATGTGACGGGAAATCTGCACAACACCACCTCTTCTGCGACTGAGTTCTGGGA ACGGCGGGTGTTGGGCATGTCTGGAGGGATCGAGGAGCTGGGCAGCGTCAGGTGGGAGCTGGCTCTGTGTCTTCTCGTCAGCTGGGTGTTCTGCTACTTCAGTATCTGGAAAGGCGTCAGATCCTCCGGGAAG GTTGCATACTTCACAGCTACGTTCCCCTACTTGATGCTCTTCATACTGCTCATCAGAGGCCTGACTCTCCCTGGAGCTTGGGATGGGATCTACTATTACCTGTATCCAGATGTGAAGAAGCTGGCTAACCTTGAG GTGTGGCTAGAGGCAGGATCTCAGATATTCTTCTCCTACAGCCTGACGATGGGGACTCTCAATGTCCTGGGCAGCTactgtaactacaacaacaactgttACAA GGATTGTTTTTGGCTGTGTCTGCTGAACAGTGTGACCAGTTTTGTTTCTGGATTCGTCGTCTTCTCTGTTCTTGGGTTCATGGCTCAAAAACAGGGCGTGAGCGTCGACAAAGTGGCCGAATCAG GTCCAGGTTTGGCCTTCATCGCCTACCCACAAGCAACAGCTATGATGCCTTTGCCACAGCTGTGGACTGTCTGCTTCTTCCTGATGCTCATCCTGTTGACTGTCGACACACAT TTCGTGACGGTGGAGAGCGTCATCACCTCGGTGAGCGACCTGTTTCCGAAGCTGTTTCACGCTCGAGGGAGACACGAGGTCTTTGTCCTCGTCATCTGTTTGTCCTTCTTCCTCCTACATCTGACCCTCGTCACTGAG GGAGGCATTTACGTATTCCAGCTGATTGATTATTACGGTTGCACCAGAGCCTGTCAGGACTTCATGGCTGTAGCCGAGTGCCTGGCTATTGCCTGGATATTTG GTGCTGACCGCTTCAATGACGCCATCAAGGACATGACGGGACAGAGGCCGTTCATCTTCTTCAAGCTGTGCTGGAAATACATCGTTCCTCTGCTGTCACTG ATTTCCTTCATCCTGTACATGGTCGATTACGAACAACTGAAGGTTAACGACAGCTACACCTACCCTGACTGGGCGTACTCCCTGGGATGGGCCATGACCCTGTCCTCTGTTGTCATGGTGCCTCTGTGGGCAGCTGGACTGATGTGTGTCACACCTGGAAGCTTCACACAG CGTTTGTCGGTGCTCTGTCGTCCGGCTGAACATCCAACCCACCAGACTGAAGGTGGAAAACTGAGTGAGGACGAGGTGACTGTTGAACTGAGGTCATCTGCTGCGAAAACTTAA